In bacterium, one DNA window encodes the following:
- a CDS encoding T9SS type A sorting domain-containing protein produces FEARVNADVNGDWAYQGSVTGPNITAIAIDAHGNTSCFSNSYSATPVIENSKKPVDFSLSQNYPNPFNPETAIRFSVAERTHVKVEVYNVNGQIVATLTDKIYDPGAYHVFFNAAGLNSGIYIYRINAGKKFTAVKKMLLIK; encoded by the coding sequence TATTTGAAGCCAGAGTAAATGCTGATGTTAACGGTGACTGGGCTTATCAGGGTTCTGTAACAGGCCCTAATATAACTGCAATTGCCATTGATGCACACGGAAATACATCATGTTTCTCAAATTCATACTCTGCTACACCGGTGATTGAAAACAGCAAAAAACCTGTTGATTTCAGCTTGAGCCAAAACTATCCCAATCCATTTAACCCTGAGACTGCAATAAGATTTTCTGTTGCAGAACGTACACACGTGAAGGTTGAAGTATATAATGTAAACGGACAGATTGTAGCGACTCTCACTGACAAAATTTACGATCCGGGGGCATACCATGTCTTTTTTAATGCAGCAGGTTTGAATTCAGGTATTTACATTTATAGAATTAATGCCGGGAAAAAGTTTACAGCAGTGAAAAAAATGCTTCTTATAAAGTGA